The Solanum pennellii chromosome 11, SPENNV200 sequence attgaaaagcTGCCGACGATTTAAACATACGAGAGATTGaaactaatttatataaataatcttttaacgaaattatacaaatataaagatgagtcaataaattatataattattttatatatatatatatatatagcgcaatagacataaaatattttttatgaagcgcaatcaaataaattgaagttataacttataaatatatattttttgcgCTCGTTAGAGGTAAAAGCTAGCTCTTAATAATTAGATGAATAACTATAAAGTCTTTTTGAAGATTATAAAATAAGCTttaactaaaattatttttaaaaactatttttattattcgaTTTTTAAAAACCTACTTTTATTATTCGATAAGTGTAGTAGTAATTTTCAGCAATAAGTATTTATTGTGACTAattaattttggtatatttgaaaaataaactgGTCCACGTAAAGTGAGAGTGACTTAATTGAGTGGTACGACGTCACTTCATTCTTCTTCACCGACGTTCtattaaagcaaaaaaaaaaaaaaacgcaCTGTACAAAAAGCAAGCTGCTAATATCACACccctcttctctttttttttcttatcccGCTCGATATTTGGTTTCTATATTAGTatctaattaaattcataattatgttgaaatatttcatattgAAAATTAAATGCTCTTTGCTAACAAAAGTtgatatttcatattcataaaaaatcaaatctaaaatctctgattaaaaaaaataatttaccatCGCCTCTTTAAaatcattttgtttatttttattctgACTTCACCTACTTTCCAAGTCGAAAATGGGATGAAtatagggcccgtttggatgggcttaataaaagcaactttaaaaaagtacttttgaaaatactgaaacttatttttaaaataagcagttatgctaGGTCAAACCAAACTccaagttgctatgccaaacgtgaaaagggaaaaatggaagaaagagatgttagggttatgttgtaatttgaagattgtataaaaatattaagggcaaaaagataaaaatgtggtcaacttaaaacagcttataagctaaaaaaaaaaagcagctctaccccagcttttaacttttggcttaaaataagttttttttaaacttaaaataagctattttgagtattgccaaacagctaaataagtcaaaaatcagcttttaagtcagtttgaccagcttttaagctgagccaaacagccTCATAGTGTGGTTATTTATATTTAGCTATTGTTTgattatagattttttaaatattctatataaatattatttgagttaaaaaatgggtgaaattcatcatatttaggaaacatatttaatttttttagaaaaatatattttttatgcataaattttaaaaattatcaaatctaTGCCCAAACGAATCCTCaggtttataattttttgatacataaatttattatattgataaattatatatcttaataagagaaaattaatttttaaaaaaattctttttattatatggTTTTTCAATACAAAAGCTCGAATTTGGGGgttctaattttaaaattgataagttttattatattatagaCTAAATCAAATGGTTTTATTTATGCTTTcgtttaattataaattttaaagtcgaaacttataatttaaataacttaaaatgTAATGGTTGTGATGCTAAATAGACATCACAGACACGTTATTTTAGCACAAAATCTAAAAATCCATAGTCACCATTCTACTCTTCCTATAAAAATCCGCCATTTTTATCATTTCTCCAAAGCTCTCTTCTCAAAATCCGCCATTAAAGCTCACCATAAAAAGCATGAAATTATCATCTTAACAAACACCCATTTCAcaaatttcaatctttttttcatCTTCTCCGGTTTGTGATTCTCAAAAAATGGTTTCACTTGAAGATTCTAATTCTCATAACAGTGTTTCTTCTAGTGCCCATTTTGGCCAAACACGGCCTTATTACTACACCCCACCGCCGCCGTCTTCCATTAAAATCAACCGTGCAATGGGTCGTTCTATGAGAACTATCCGGTCAACTATTTTCCGTACTGATTGCTCTGGTTCTGAACATTCCGGCGCTATTTCTGAAAACATGACAGACTCTGTTATCGATATTCGTCTAGGTGAGCTCGCTAAGAAGCCGCCGGTGAATAACAAAGGTTCTTCTTCCGATGAAGATTATCTACAACTTTCTCAAGTTTTCAGTGATTTTTCAGCTTGTAGTAGTGATATCTCCGGCGAGTTACAACGATTAGCAAGTGTTCCTGTTTCGGATCTGGTATTAACCCAGAACCCAAATTCTAAACCCGAACCTGAACCCGAACCCTGTTTAGGGTTTctagaaagagagaaattttcAACGGAGATAATCGAAAGTATCTCCCCGGAGGATCTTCAACCGACGGTGAAGCTTTGTGTTGACAGCTTACATTCTCCATCTGTTGCAGTGAAAAGATCAGCGGCAGCTAAATTAAGACTATTAGCAAAGAATCGAGCTGATAATCGAGCGTTAATCGGAGAATCCGGTGCAATTCCGGTGCTTATACCTCTTCTCCGGTGTACGGATCCATGGACACAAGAACACGCAGTTACAGCCCTGTTAAATCTCTCACTTCACGAACCGAATAAGGTTTTAATCACTTCCTCCGGAGctataaaatctttaatttaCGTTCTGAAAACCGGCACCGACACTTCGAAACAAAACGCTGCTTGTGGGTTATTAAGCTTAGCTTTGATTGATGAAAACAAGCTTTCCATTGGTGCTTGTGGTGCTATTCCACCATTAGTATGTTTACTTATCAATGGAACAAATAGAGGTAAAAAAGATGCATTAACAACCCTTTACAAACTTTGTtcaatgaaattaaataaagagCGAGCAATTAGTGCTGGTGCAGTAAAGCCACTTGTTGGACTTGTTTGTGAAGAGGGGAATGGTTTAGCTGAAAAAGCTatggttgttttgagtttattaACAGGGATTGATTCGGGTAAAGAAGCCATTGTTGAAGAAGGTGGAATTGCTGCACTTGTTGAAGCTATTGAAGATGGTTCTGATAAAGGAAAAGAATTTGCTGTGTTGACATTGTTGCAGCTTTGTATGGATAGTGTTAGAAACAGAGGGCTTCTTGTTAGAGAAGGTGGAATTCCTCCTCTTGTTGCCTTGTCTCAGAATGGTACTGCCAAAGCTAAACACAAGGTGAGTTTTCGAATTCTTGATTTAACACGCATCCATCggcatttttgaagagtccgaacTAATAGTATCTTTCAAATTATTACTAATGATTATTATAGtttgttatgttatgaatgttgtttAACTTGTACCAGTAGTTAACTATGAGgttaaagattgaatttttaatgGCTAATATAAACATGTAATATGCTGTGCTCTAATAATCTGATATATGAGTTTTGGAAGATGAGTAAGATATGAggttaaaaattgaattttttaatggCTAATATGCCATTTTTTAGCTTGTATAATCATAACAGATCATGTCATATGGTGTGTCCTAATAATCTGATATATGAGTTTTGGAAGATgagtaagatatgaagaaagaaagaaagtgatATTTTTGGGATTACAATTGTATGGTTTGGGTTTGCGTTTTCGCTACCGTTCCTAGAATTCGCTCGTGGGATTACACTGAGTATGTTGTCGTAGTCGTAGTAACGCTATGGAATGAATACTGCTGCTATGTTGCTTTCAATGACTGTGATGTTGTAGTCTGCTTATGCGTTTTTGGTCCAAGAAATGAAGTTGTATTAAGGCcttaatgttttggttttttcttcttttttgcaGGCAGAAACACTACTAGGATACTTGAGAGAACCAAGACAAGAAGCTTCAAGTTCAACTCCTTGAGTGAAAAATTATAGTGTTAGACTGGTATTTCTACTGTAATGGTTTTGTTCTGTGTATAGGAACAAGTGTTTTTAAGAGTTTGTACAGAGTGttttactaaataaaaaaaaattatatgagaaGGTAGTGAGGAAAAAACTGACCTTTTTTTGACTAGGTAAATTAGAGGAGGGGTTCTTTATGACCCTCTTTAAGTATTAACTGGTGCTGGTTTTTGTGGGAGCAGATGGTTGTTTGCCTagttttattgttttctttttggtttggtGAGAATTTGGGTTATAATCCTCTAGTTTTGTTTGTGAGGTCCAAGTTCTTGTAGAAAGGTTTTactaattttcttgatttttaggGTGTGAATATCAACTATAGCATAGTATGCTAGAAGTTGTTTTTGTTCCCTCTTcttgaatatgaatatatgtttaagTGTATGAAGcatcatatttttagtttcttatagTTCGATTTCTGTTACTATCTATTGTTTCTTGTACTTTCATTTGCTTTGAACTGTTTTGTCTTGAACGGTACCTTTGAGGTAGGAGTAAGGTTTGCATATACCTTATCATCCGAGTCTTGGTTGGACTGTAATGGTTATGTTGTTGTGTTTTGTTTGGACCAACATATTTGGTCAGTTGTGAGATATTTTCATGATTTGTGAACATTATTTTGTAGCTCTCTATGCAACTAGTGAGCATCAGATGCTTGTGTTTGGTTTTAGTAGAAGTTGTACAAAAAAAAACCCACCTCCCCCCACTGGACTTTGTACCATTCTTGTTGTAATAGTGTCTTTAGATTTTTGTCCACCATCCAGATTCTCTTTAAAAGGTTTCGGGTTTGAGATTTGAAGTCTTTGGGTTTCAGCTTTGTTTAAAATGTTATGCGATATAAATTTATCAGTAAATATTGAATACGAAATTATCATTAAAGAATAAAGAGGCTTCTATGCTCATCTTTGTCTTTGTCCTATGTCACTAAGTGACTTTTAGCTGGCAAGATTTGCT is a genomic window containing:
- the LOC107004959 gene encoding U-box domain-containing protein 4, which encodes MVSLEDSNSHNSVSSSAHFGQTRPYYYTPPPPSSIKINRAMGRSMRTIRSTIFRTDCSGSEHSGAISENMTDSVIDIRLGELAKKPPVNNKGSSSDEDYLQLSQVFSDFSACSSDISGELQRLASVPVSDLVLTQNPNSKPEPEPEPCLGFLEREKFSTEIIESISPEDLQPTVKLCVDSLHSPSVAVKRSAAAKLRLLAKNRADNRALIGESGAIPVLIPLLRCTDPWTQEHAVTALLNLSLHEPNKVLITSSGAIKSLIYVLKTGTDTSKQNAACGLLSLALIDENKLSIGACGAIPPLVCLLINGTNRGKKDALTTLYKLCSMKLNKERAISAGAVKPLVGLVCEEGNGLAEKAMVVLSLLTGIDSGKEAIVEEGGIAALVEAIEDGSDKGKEFAVLTLLQLCMDSVRNRGLLVREGGIPPLVALSQNGTAKAKHKAETLLGYLREPRQEASSSTP